The following coding sequences lie in one Musa acuminata AAA Group cultivar baxijiao chromosome BXJ1-8, Cavendish_Baxijiao_AAA, whole genome shotgun sequence genomic window:
- the LOC103993406 gene encoding probable beta-1,4-xylosyltransferase GT43A isoform X2, translating into MGSFDRPRKRIQLWKKALIHFALCFVMGFFTGFAPASTASIFSGRIGSSDRPTKPVPALERLADPGIANRSIMAEIPVGESPEPHLDRQLIIITTTRSDDRLQEAFLRRLACTLKLVPPPLLWIVVQARAAAPVTAEMLRKTGVMYRHLTFEKNFTDPAAEADHQRNVALNHVEYHRLAGVVHFADASNVYDLEFFEEIRQIKVFGTWPLATASANRRRVVVDRPVCSSSKVVGWLFKDSSNDKATVRSPMTDADMKGKPLQIDISAFAFNSTILWDPERWGRPTSVPDTSQVSMTQ; encoded by the exons ATGGGCTCGTTCGACCGACCGAGGAAGAGGATCCAGCTGTGGAAGAAGGCCCTCATCCACTTCGCCTTGTGCTTCGTGATGGGCTTCTTCACCGGCTTTGCCCCCGCGAGCACCGCCTCCATCTTCTCCGGCCGCATTGGCTCCTCTGACCGGCCGACGAAGCCCGTGCCTGCCTTGGAGAGGCTCGCCGACCCTGGCATCGCCAACCGGAGCATAATGGCTGAGATTCCAGTGGGAGAATCTCCTGAGCCGCATTTGGATCGGCAACTGATCATCATAACGACGACTCGCTCCGACGACAGGCTGCAAGAGGCATTCTTGAGGAGACTGGCCTGCACCTTGAAGCTGGTGCCCCCGCCGCTGCTCTGGATCGTTGTCCAAGCCCGCGCCGCAGCCCCCGTGACGGCCGAGATGCTGAGGAAGACCGGCGTCATGTACAGGCACCTGACGTTCGAGAAGAACTTTACTGATCCAGCAGCGGAGGCCGATCACCAGAGGAACGTGGCGCTGAATCATGTGGAGTATCACCGGCTTGCCGGGGTCGTTCACTTCGCAGACGCATCCAACGTCTACGATCTCGAATTCTTCGAAGAGATCAGACAGATTAA GGTTTTTGGGACTTGGCCATTGGCGACGGCATCGGCGAACAGGAGGAGAGTGGTGGTGGATAGGCCGGTTTGCAGCTCTTCCAAGGTCGTGGGATGGCTCTTCAAGGACTCGAGCAATGACAAAGCCACTGTTAGGAGTCCGATGACCGATGCCGACATGAAGGGGAAACCTCTACAGATCGACATATCAGCCTTCGCGTTCAATAGTACGATTCTGTGGGATCCTGAGAGATGGGGCCGCCCCACATCGGTGCCCGACAcatcgcaagttagcat GACTCAATGA
- the LOC103993406 gene encoding probable beta-1,4-xylosyltransferase GT43A isoform X1, giving the protein MGSFDRPRKRIQLWKKALIHFALCFVMGFFTGFAPASTASIFSGRIGSSDRPTKPVPALERLADPGIANRSIMAEIPVGESPEPHLDRQLIIITTTRSDDRLQEAFLRRLACTLKLVPPPLLWIVVQARAAAPVTAEMLRKTGVMYRHLTFEKNFTDPAAEADHQRNVALNHVEYHRLAGVVHFADASNVYDLEFFEEIRQIKVFGTWPLATASANRRRVVVDRPVCSSSKVVGWLFKDSSNDKATVRSPMTDADMKGKPLQIDISAFAFNSTILWDPERWGRPTSVPDTSQDSMKFVQKVIREDDIKLKGIPADCSKIMLWHPYRPRVIPLPFQNPR; this is encoded by the exons ATGGGCTCGTTCGACCGACCGAGGAAGAGGATCCAGCTGTGGAAGAAGGCCCTCATCCACTTCGCCTTGTGCTTCGTGATGGGCTTCTTCACCGGCTTTGCCCCCGCGAGCACCGCCTCCATCTTCTCCGGCCGCATTGGCTCCTCTGACCGGCCGACGAAGCCCGTGCCTGCCTTGGAGAGGCTCGCCGACCCTGGCATCGCCAACCGGAGCATAATGGCTGAGATTCCAGTGGGAGAATCTCCTGAGCCGCATTTGGATCGGCAACTGATCATCATAACGACGACTCGCTCCGACGACAGGCTGCAAGAGGCATTCTTGAGGAGACTGGCCTGCACCTTGAAGCTGGTGCCCCCGCCGCTGCTCTGGATCGTTGTCCAAGCCCGCGCCGCAGCCCCCGTGACGGCCGAGATGCTGAGGAAGACCGGCGTCATGTACAGGCACCTGACGTTCGAGAAGAACTTTACTGATCCAGCAGCGGAGGCCGATCACCAGAGGAACGTGGCGCTGAATCATGTGGAGTATCACCGGCTTGCCGGGGTCGTTCACTTCGCAGACGCATCCAACGTCTACGATCTCGAATTCTTCGAAGAGATCAGACAGATTAA GGTTTTTGGGACTTGGCCATTGGCGACGGCATCGGCGAACAGGAGGAGAGTGGTGGTGGATAGGCCGGTTTGCAGCTCTTCCAAGGTCGTGGGATGGCTCTTCAAGGACTCGAGCAATGACAAAGCCACTGTTAGGAGTCCGATGACCGATGCCGACATGAAGGGGAAACCTCTACAGATCGACATATCAGCCTTCGCGTTCAATAGTACGATTCTGTGGGATCCTGAGAGATGGGGCCGCCCCACATCGGTGCCCGACAcatcgcaa GACTCAATGAAGTTTGTCCAAAAGGTAATACGAGAAGATGATATCAAGTTGAAAGGCATTCCTGCTGATTGCTCCAAGATCATGCTGTGGCATCCTTACAGACCAAGGGTCATCCCTCTGCCCTTCCAAAATCCAAGGTAA
- the LOC135588944 gene encoding LOB domain-containing protein 1-like — MDSSDTTTTGFHHVPSSPASSPISSPPCLPATPTTVVIHSPCAACKILRRRCADNCVLAPYFPPTEPLKFTTAHRVFGASNIIKLLQDLPENQRADAVSSMVYEAKARIRDPVYGCTGAVCQLQKQVDELQAQLARAKAELTNLQAQHGNLLALICMEMARTQQDCTPQSVDDALAASPCMFQSDADFLDEISQGLVWDEPHWL, encoded by the exons ATGGACTCCAGCGACACAACCACCACCGGCTTCCATCACGTTCCTTCCTCCCCAGCATCTTCTCCCATCTCATCACCTCCGTGCCTCCCCGCCACTCCGACGACAGTAGTCATCCACAGCCCCTGTGCCGCCTGCAAGATCCTCCGCCGGCGATGCGCCGACAACTGCGTTCTCGCGCCTTATTTCCCGCCGACAGAGCCGCTCAAGTTCACCACCGCGCATCGCGTGTTCGGTGCCAGCAACATCATCAAACTGTTGCAG GATCTCCCGGAAAACCAGAGGGCGGACGCCGTGAGCAGCATGGTGTACGAGGCGAAGGCGCGGATCCGAGATCCGGTGTACGGGTGCACTGGTGCCGTATGCCAGCTTCAGAAGCAGGTGGATGAGCTCCAAGCGCAGCTGGCACGGGCGAAAGCCGAGCTCACCAACCTGCAAGCCCAGCACGGGAACCTGCTCGCATTAATCTGCATGGAAATGGCTCGAACGCAGCAAGACTGCACGCCTCAGTCCGTCGATGACGCCCTCGCTGCCAGCCCTTGCATGTTTCAGAGCGATGCTGACTTCCTCGATGAGATCAGCCAGGGCTTAGTTTGGGATGAACCCCACTGGCTATGA
- the LOC103993408 gene encoding scarecrow-like protein 3, with protein MAPLMANVVQDEGSSSVTSSPLKTFSLMSLSPPSLSPYSPWLRELKSDERGLCLIHLLLNCANHVAAGSIDRANAFLEQIALLAAPDGDAMQRIASHFTEALARRALRLWPGLYHALDSTRAVVLPLAEAAAARRHFLDLCPFLRLSYVVSNQAIMEAMEGERVVHVVDLNASDPTQWISLLQGLRARPEGPPHLKITGVHEHKELLNHTAARLSDEAERLDIPFQFNAVVSRLDNLDVESLRVKTGEALAISTVLQLHSLLASNDGAGDPRQAQRTAPVSQLTLGDYFEKDHVANGYSPSTESALSSPFAPASSPARMESFLALLWGLSPKIMVVTEQESNHNVPALNERFVEALFYYAALFDCLDSTVPRQSVERLRVEKMLLGEEIKNIIACEGWERKERHEKLERWAQRMDMAGFGPLPLSYYGLLQARRLLQSFGCEGYKVKEENGCFLLCWQDRPLFSIAAWRCKRYD; from the coding sequence ATGGCGCCTTTGATGGCCAACGTAGTGCAAGACGAAGGGTCGTCCTCGGTGACCTCGTCCCCTCTCAAGACCTTCTCCCTGATGTCTCTCTCCCCTCCCTCCCTGTCGCCCTACTCACCGTGGCTCCGCGAGCTTAAGTCCGACGAGCGCGGCCTCTGCCTCATCCACCTCCTCCTCAACTGCGCCAACCACGTCGCCGCCGGCAGCATCGACCGCGCCAACGCCTTCCTGGAGCAGATCGCCCTGCTTGCCGCCCCCGATGGCGACGCCATGCAACGCATCGCCTCGCACTTCACCGAGGCCCTCGCCCGCCGCGCCCTCCGCCTCTGGCCGGGCCTCTACCACGCCCTCGACTCCACCCGCGCCGTCGTCCTGCCTCTCGCGGAGGCCGCCGCGGCCCGCCGCCATTTCCTCGACCTCTGCCCCTTCCTCCGCCTGTCGTATGTTGTCTCCAACCAGGCGATCATGGAGGCGATGGAGGGCGAGAGGGTGGTCCACGTCGTCGACCTCAACGCGTCGGACCCCACCCAGTGGATCTCCCTCCTCCAAGGGCTACGGGCACGGCCGGAGGGCCCGCCGCACTTGAAGATCACCGGCGTACACGAGCACAAGGAGCTGCTCAACCACACGGCCGCGCGCCTTTCGGATGAGGCCGAGCGGCTCGACATCCCGTTCCAATTCAACGCCGTGGTGAGCAGGCTTGACAACCTCGACGTCGAGAGCCTCCGCGTCAAGACCGGGGAGGCGTTGGCCATCAGCACAGTCCTCCAGCTGCATTCCTTGCTCGCAAGCAACGACGGCGCCGGCGACCCGCGGCAGGCACAAAGAACTGCGCCAGTCAGCCAGCTGACCTTAGGGGATTACTTCGAGAAGGACCACGTCGCGAACGGATACAGCCCGAGCACGGAGTCGGCGCTGTCATCGCCGTTCGCACCGGCATCGTCGCCGGCGAGGATGGAGAGCTTCCTGGCATTGCTGTGGGGTCTGTCGCCCAAGATCATGGTGGTGACGGAGCAGGAGTCCAACCACAACGTGCCGGCGCTGAACGAGCGGTTCGTGGAGGCTCTCTTCTACTACGCCGCCCTGTTCGACTGCCTGGACTCGACGGTGCCGAGGCAGTCCGTCGAGCGGCTGCGGGTGGAGAAGATGCTGTTGGGTGAGGAGATCAAGAACATCATCGCGTGCGAGGGGTGGGAGAGGAAGGAGCGGCACGAGAAGCTGGAGAGGTGGGCGCAGAGGATGGACATGGCCGGGTTCGGACCGCTGCCTCTCAGCTACTACGGCCTCCTGCAAGCGAGGAGGCTGCTGCAGAGCTTCGGCTGCGAGGGTTACAAGGTGAAGGAGGAGAACGGGTGCTTCCTGTTGTGCTGGCAGGACCGACCGCTCTTCTCCATTGCAGCATGGAGGTGCAAACGCTACGATTGA